A part of Thermocrinis albus DSM 14484 genomic DNA contains:
- a CDS encoding tRNA (adenine-N1)-methyltransferase, which yields MFREGDLVLIQIEDKKYLKKLTKNFHLNVKDRTLRYEDVIGRESGDKVGDFYLFEPTLEDIILLGFERKTQIIYPKDAFYIAFKLGIDRSSRVLEFGTGSGALTAVLSHIAMEVYSYEQSEKFYQLALRNWERFQLCKNVRAFLMDFSEATLEEESFDAAFVDVREPWHYVDKVHRVLKRGAVCGFLLPTTNQVCTLLSHLNGKFASIEVLEIFHRYYKTNPERFRPEDRMVAHTAYLVFGRKIKDG from the coding sequence ATGTTTAGGGAAGGGGACCTCGTCCTTATACAGATAGAGGACAAAAAGTACCTTAAAAAACTTACAAAGAACTTTCATCTGAATGTGAAGGATCGGACGCTACGGTACGAGGATGTAATAGGAAGAGAGAGCGGTGATAAGGTGGGAGATTTCTACCTCTTTGAGCCTACCTTAGAGGACATAATACTGTTAGGTTTTGAGAGAAAGACCCAGATAATCTACCCAAAGGACGCCTTCTACATAGCCTTCAAGCTAGGTATAGACAGATCAAGCAGAGTGTTAGAGTTTGGTACGGGAAGTGGTGCTCTCACCGCGGTCTTATCCCATATAGCTATGGAAGTTTACAGTTACGAACAGTCTGAAAAGTTCTACCAGTTAGCCCTCAGAAACTGGGAGAGATTCCAGCTGTGTAAGAACGTGAGAGCCTTCCTGATGGATTTCAGCGAAGCCACGCTGGAAGAAGAGAGTTTTGACGCTGCCTTTGTGGATGTACGGGAGCCGTGGCATTACGTAGATAAGGTCCACAGAGTCCTCAAAAGAGGAGCGGTGTGTGGTTTTCTTCTACCTACCACCAATCAGGTATGTACCCTTCTCTCTCACCTGAATGGGAAGTTCGCCAGTATAGAAGTTCTGGAGATCTTTCACAGATATTACAAAACAAATCCCGAAAGGTTTAGGCCTGAGGACAGAATGGTGGCCCACACCGCGTACCTTGTTTTCGGGAGAAAGATAAAGGATGGATGA
- a CDS encoding 2Fe-2S iron-sulfur cluster-binding protein, which produces MSTVKIKVNGQEYEVEKGRPLLQTLLDLGISVPYFCYHPKLRIIGACRMCVVYNEKTGRLMTSCNVPVEEGMEISTQHPSVVENQRYLLQAFMSRHPLDCPICDKAGECDLQNLGALFGPQRQIIPISALEKERHQIDWESDFLEYYSNRCVVCYRCTRVCDEVVGARALYVEERGFHTNIVPAVRPMDTSSCEMCGLCVYVCPVGAIISKPFKYWTRSWLLKKDRTLCNVCPVGCEIQVEYGVGDWRSHRKVYRTKPTDDLDICAKSFFGYDVLNNNRLRQPEIYGKKETPGSVVHLLGSMLKTAGRETAIVLSAYLSNELLVMFKQLVERSGAFVTSTLTANFYPFLRGYGEYQPPQWEEVKRCQRFLLIGDDITSTVPVLSYYIKGEVYRIGPYSRDAKLRPKEITWEEAKTLDKEGIIVVNISRILDQEAVQLGRRVREIAQATGWKVLVISRESNFLGFYRVFGDNILSPVEAVLKGCEEGKIKNLWVVGEDLLDLYPASRFEALKAKLEHLVVFSPFEDGLSQYAHIRVPIGLYGELEGTFTTLMGERSGRSFLPDVFDVTEFLTGLLEELPSQKVLQPPLAEGVTSSTPSEIHLYRSNWITRRSENLGRLYEKNVALQMVERDLKGAGS; this is translated from the coding sequence ATGTCTACTGTGAAGATAAAGGTAAACGGTCAGGAGTACGAGGTAGAGAAGGGAAGGCCTTTACTGCAGACCCTTTTGGACCTTGGTATATCTGTACCTTACTTCTGCTACCATCCCAAGTTGAGGATAATAGGTGCTTGCAGGATGTGTGTAGTTTACAACGAAAAGACCGGAAGGCTCATGACTTCTTGCAACGTACCTGTGGAGGAGGGTATGGAGATATCCACCCAGCATCCCTCTGTGGTGGAAAATCAGAGATATCTGCTACAGGCTTTTATGAGCAGACACCCTCTGGACTGTCCCATATGCGATAAAGCGGGAGAGTGCGATCTTCAAAACTTGGGTGCCCTCTTTGGACCTCAGAGACAGATAATCCCAATATCCGCATTGGAAAAGGAAAGACACCAGATAGATTGGGAGAGCGATTTTCTTGAGTACTACTCCAACAGATGTGTGGTGTGTTATAGATGTACCCGAGTGTGTGATGAGGTGGTGGGTGCGCGAGCCCTTTACGTGGAGGAAAGAGGCTTTCATACCAACATAGTACCCGCAGTACGACCTATGGACACTTCCAGCTGTGAGATGTGCGGATTGTGTGTGTACGTTTGTCCAGTGGGAGCCATAATTTCTAAACCCTTCAAGTATTGGACAAGAAGCTGGCTCCTTAAGAAAGACAGAACGTTGTGTAACGTGTGTCCAGTGGGTTGTGAGATACAGGTGGAGTACGGTGTGGGAGACTGGAGATCCCACAGGAAAGTTTACAGGACAAAGCCAACCGATGACCTTGACATATGCGCCAAAAGCTTTTTCGGGTACGATGTTCTCAACAACAACAGACTAAGGCAGCCGGAGATATACGGGAAAAAGGAAACACCTGGTAGCGTGGTGCACCTTTTAGGTAGTATGCTGAAGACGGCGGGAAGGGAGACAGCTATAGTGCTGTCCGCCTATCTCAGTAACGAGCTCTTAGTTATGTTTAAACAGCTGGTAGAGAGAAGTGGTGCCTTTGTAACCTCCACCCTAACCGCCAACTTCTACCCCTTCCTTAGGGGATACGGTGAGTACCAACCTCCCCAGTGGGAGGAGGTAAAAAGATGCCAACGCTTCTTGCTGATAGGTGACGATATAACATCCACCGTACCTGTCCTCTCTTACTACATAAAGGGTGAGGTCTACAGGATAGGACCTTACAGTAGGGATGCCAAGCTGAGACCTAAGGAGATAACTTGGGAAGAGGCAAAAACCTTGGACAAAGAGGGTATCATAGTGGTAAACATCTCCCGCATACTGGACCAAGAGGCTGTCCAGCTAGGACGAAGGGTGAGGGAAATAGCCCAGGCCACAGGTTGGAAGGTGCTGGTAATCTCCAGAGAATCCAACTTCCTAGGTTTTTACAGAGTCTTCGGGGATAACATCTTATCTCCCGTGGAAGCTGTTTTGAAAGGATGCGAGGAGGGTAAGATAAAGAATCTGTGGGTGGTGGGAGAAGATCTGTTGGATCTTTATCCTGCCAGTAGGTTTGAAGCTCTGAAAGCTAAACTGGAGCACTTGGTAGTTTTCTCACCCTTTGAAGATGGTCTTTCCCAGTACGCCCACATAAGGGTACCTATAGGACTTTACGGAGAACTGGAGGGAACCTTTACCACCCTTATGGGAGAACGTAGCGGAAGATCCTTCCTACCAGATGTTTTTGACGTGACAGAGTTTCTCACAGGACTTCTTGAGGAACTCCCATCCCAAAAGGTCTTACAGCCTCCCCTTGCGGAAGGGGTGACTTCCTCCACCCCATCCGAAATACACCTTTACAGGAGTAACTGGATAACCAGAAGGAGCGAGAACCTGGGAAGACTCTACGAAAAAAATGTAGCTCTTCAGATGGTGGAGAGGGACCTGAAAGGTGCTGGATCCTGA
- a CDS encoding cupin domain-containing protein, whose protein sequence is MLDPEKIIKQLREEGYENLYTWCDPPGTFYSWHTHPDDEVRVVYRGSMVIGTEEGEFLLKEGDRLEVKAGTRHWAKTEEGVCYVCGTKRPSSGR, encoded by the coding sequence GTGCTGGATCCTGAGAAGATCATAAAACAGCTTAGAGAGGAGGGTTACGAGAATCTTTACACATGGTGTGATCCACCGGGAACCTTTTACTCTTGGCACACTCACCCTGATGACGAGGTGAGGGTAGTCTACAGAGGTTCTATGGTGATAGGCACAGAGGAAGGAGAGTTCTTACTGAAGGAAGGCGACAGGTTGGAAGTGAAGGCAGGGACACGCCACTGGGCCAAGACGGAGGAAGGTGTGTGTTACGTATGTGGCACTAAAAGGCCTTCTTCAGGAAGATAG
- the glgB gene encoding 1,4-alpha-glucan branching protein GlgB: MTKVSLITDYDVYLFKEGSHTKLYRKLGAHLVEGGVYFAVWAPNAREVSVIGDFNGWDPHKHPMRRREDPSGIWETFVPNLPKGTRYKYFLVDAWGNPKEKSDPFAFFWEPPPSTACLVWDLDYHWNDQVWMATRRSKNSREAPISIYELHVGSWKKGLSYRDLAHELSQYVTEIGFTHVELMPVMEHPFYGSWGYQITGYFAPTSRYGTPQDFMYLIDLLHQKGIGVILDWVPSHFPTDPHGLAFFDGTCLYEYEDWRLRWHPDWNSHVFDYSKGEVRSFLLSSAHFWLDLYHVDGLRVDAVASMLYLDYSRSEWKPNVYGGRENLEAIEFLKKLNTTVYAQFPDVQTYAEESTAWPMVSRPVYLGGLGFGFKWNMGWMNDTLFYFSLDPIYRKYHHGILTFNTWYAFSENFVLPLSHDEVVHGKGSLLQKMWGDVWQKFAHLRLLLAYMYAFPGKKLLFMGNEIAQWEEWNHESSLRWDLLEYPSHRGIKKLVEDLNRLYREEKALHQLDCEAEGFEWVDFHDWEQSVISFLRKSKEGEVILCVFNFTPVVRYRYRVGAPAGGTWREILNTDSEIYWGSNVGNMGKVEAQPVVFHSRPYSLELTLPPLGAIFLKKAF; this comes from the coding sequence ATGACTAAAGTCTCTCTCATTACCGACTACGATGTTTATCTCTTTAAGGAAGGGAGTCACACAAAACTCTACAGAAAACTGGGCGCTCACCTTGTGGAGGGAGGTGTTTACTTTGCCGTTTGGGCTCCCAACGCGAGAGAGGTCTCTGTAATAGGGGATTTTAACGGATGGGATCCTCATAAACACCCCATGAGGAGGAGGGAAGATCCGTCAGGTATATGGGAGACCTTTGTACCCAATCTCCCAAAAGGGACACGTTACAAGTACTTTCTCGTAGACGCCTGGGGGAACCCTAAGGAGAAGTCTGACCCCTTTGCCTTCTTCTGGGAGCCTCCACCCTCCACCGCTTGCTTAGTATGGGATCTTGATTACCACTGGAACGATCAGGTATGGATGGCCACAAGGAGATCAAAGAACAGCAGGGAGGCTCCTATAAGCATATACGAACTGCATGTAGGTTCTTGGAAGAAGGGTCTCTCTTACAGAGATCTGGCTCACGAACTTTCCCAGTACGTGACAGAGATAGGGTTTACCCATGTGGAGCTGATGCCTGTTATGGAGCACCCTTTTTACGGATCGTGGGGTTATCAGATAACAGGCTACTTTGCGCCTACCTCACGCTACGGCACCCCTCAGGACTTTATGTACCTCATAGACCTTCTTCATCAGAAGGGTATAGGTGTGATACTGGACTGGGTACCATCCCACTTTCCCACAGATCCTCACGGTCTTGCCTTCTTTGACGGTACGTGTCTTTACGAGTACGAAGACTGGCGCCTCAGGTGGCATCCTGACTGGAACAGTCACGTTTTTGATTACTCTAAGGGAGAGGTAAGATCTTTCCTTCTCAGCAGCGCCCATTTTTGGCTGGACCTGTATCACGTGGACGGTCTCAGAGTGGATGCGGTGGCCTCCATGTTGTACTTGGACTACTCACGCTCCGAGTGGAAGCCTAACGTGTACGGAGGGAGGGAGAATCTTGAAGCTATAGAGTTCCTGAAAAAGCTCAACACTACCGTGTATGCTCAGTTTCCCGATGTACAGACCTATGCCGAGGAATCCACCGCCTGGCCTATGGTGTCCCGTCCCGTTTACCTGGGTGGGTTAGGATTCGGCTTTAAGTGGAACATGGGATGGATGAACGACACCCTCTTTTACTTCTCCCTTGATCCCATCTACAGAAAGTACCATCACGGTATTCTCACCTTCAACACATGGTACGCCTTTTCGGAGAACTTTGTGTTACCCCTTTCTCACGACGAAGTGGTTCACGGTAAAGGTTCTCTGCTTCAAAAGATGTGGGGTGACGTGTGGCAAAAGTTTGCCCATCTAAGGTTATTGCTGGCTTACATGTACGCTTTTCCCGGCAAAAAGCTTCTCTTTATGGGTAACGAGATAGCCCAGTGGGAGGAGTGGAACCACGAAAGCAGCCTTCGCTGGGATCTGTTAGAGTATCCAAGTCACCGAGGTATAAAAAAGTTGGTAGAAGATCTTAACAGACTTTACAGAGAGGAGAAAGCTCTCCACCAACTGGACTGTGAGGCCGAAGGTTTTGAGTGGGTAGACTTCCATGACTGGGAACAAAGTGTCATAAGCTTTCTCAGGAAATCCAAGGAGGGGGAAGTGATTCTGTGTGTTTTTAACTTCACACCTGTGGTCCGATACCGTTACCGAGTAGGTGCTCCAGCAGGAGGTACGTGGAGAGAGATCCTCAACACCGACTCAGAGATATACTGGGGTAGTAACGTGGGGAATATGGGCAAAGTGGAGGCACAACCTGTAGTTTTCCACTCAAGACCCTACTCTTTGGAGCTCACTCTCCCACCCTTAGGAGCTATCTTCCTGAAGAAGGCCTTTTAG
- a CDS encoding class I SAM-dependent methyltransferase: MYRIFEDLVKLYDDWYERHRAVYVSELEAIREHLPKEGTGAEIGTGTGRFGPPLGIFLGVEPSRSMALVAKERGMTVIRGVAEYLPLKGEVMDYLLITTTLCFVDDVRSTLKEAYRVLKRGGKLVLGFVDKDSFLGKYYLSMKDKNPFYRHATFYSTRDVAQLLQEENFWVEKISQTVFHLPHQVKEPEPSLSGYGKGGFVVVSAVKKHD, encoded by the coding sequence ATGTACAGGATCTTTGAGGATCTTGTAAAGCTATACGATGATTGGTACGAAAGACACAGGGCGGTCTATGTCTCGGAACTGGAGGCTATAAGGGAACATCTACCTAAGGAGGGGACAGGAGCAGAGATAGGTACGGGTACCGGACGTTTTGGTCCACCTTTAGGTATCTTTCTTGGTGTGGAACCATCAAGGAGTATGGCTCTTGTGGCAAAGGAGAGGGGTATGACAGTGATAAGGGGTGTTGCTGAGTACCTACCTCTAAAGGGAGAAGTCATGGATTACCTTCTCATCACCACCACCCTGTGCTTTGTGGACGATGTGAGATCCACCTTGAAAGAGGCGTACCGTGTTTTAAAGAGAGGGGGTAAGTTGGTGTTAGGTTTTGTAGACAAAGACAGTTTCTTAGGAAAATACTACCTAAGTATGAAGGACAAAAACCCTTTCTACCGTCACGCTACCTTTTACTCTACCCGGGACGTTGCACAACTTCTCCAAGAGGAAAACTTTTGGGTGGAGAAGATATCCCAAACAGTCTTCCATCTTCCACACCAGGTAAAAGAACCGGAACCTTCCCTCTCTGGTTACGGTAAAGGGGGTTTTGTGGTGGTATCTGCGGTGAAAAAACATGACTAA
- the argH gene encoding argininosuccinate lyase → MEKAWEGRFREPTEEFVEEFTQSVSFDKRLALYDIQQSLAHVETLQKAGILSQQEAESIKGALLKVKEKITKGEFSFRRELEDVHMNIEKALIEELGPMGGKVHTGRSRNDQVVTDLRLYLKEEINHILDLLSGLRRRLVRLAEETLEVVAPSYTHLQRAQPIRLAHYFLAYREAFLEDTDRFVNAFRRVDALALGSGAVAGVDFPLDRFFTAQKLGFRSVLRNSMHATGDRGFLLDVLYSCAVCGMHLSRLSEDLILWSSEEFGFVELPDRLCTGSSIMPQKKNPDVLELIRGKAGRLYGNLLSLLTVLKGLPMAYNRDLQEDKEPLFDSLDTLKGCLKGASLVLEGLKVREDKLRAAAGGFTLATDLANYLVGKGVPFREAHRIVGSLVAKLVEEGRSLQDVTLEDLRTFSPLFQEDVLKLLDPLVVADRRQTYGGTSKERVKEQIELAKREEGL, encoded by the coding sequence ATGGAGAAGGCTTGGGAAGGACGTTTCAGAGAACCTACCGAAGAGTTTGTGGAAGAGTTTACTCAGTCGGTGAGCTTTGACAAAAGACTGGCGCTGTACGATATCCAGCAAAGTCTGGCTCACGTAGAGACCCTTCAGAAAGCCGGCATTCTGTCCCAGCAGGAAGCCGAAAGTATAAAAGGAGCTCTTTTGAAGGTTAAAGAAAAGATCACAAAAGGTGAGTTTAGTTTCAGAAGGGAGTTAGAAGATGTTCACATGAACATAGAGAAAGCCCTTATTGAGGAGCTGGGTCCTATGGGAGGAAAGGTTCACACGGGGAGGTCCCGTAACGATCAGGTGGTGACTGATCTAAGACTTTACCTGAAGGAGGAGATAAATCATATTTTGGATCTCCTATCTGGCCTTAGAAGACGGTTGGTGAGGTTGGCAGAAGAAACACTGGAAGTGGTGGCTCCTTCTTACACTCATCTGCAGAGGGCACAGCCTATACGTTTGGCTCATTATTTTCTGGCTTACCGGGAGGCCTTTTTGGAAGATACAGATAGATTTGTAAACGCTTTTAGAAGGGTGGATGCTTTAGCTCTCGGTAGCGGTGCTGTGGCGGGAGTAGACTTTCCCTTAGACAGATTTTTCACAGCTCAAAAACTGGGCTTTAGATCTGTTCTGCGCAACTCTATGCACGCCACCGGAGACAGGGGTTTCCTTTTGGATGTTCTGTACAGTTGTGCGGTGTGTGGTATGCATCTCTCTCGCCTTTCGGAGGATCTCATCCTGTGGTCCAGTGAAGAGTTTGGTTTTGTGGAACTTCCTGACAGGCTGTGTACCGGCAGTTCCATCATGCCCCAAAAGAAAAATCCTGATGTCCTTGAACTCATAAGAGGTAAAGCAGGGAGATTATATGGAAACCTTCTGAGCCTCCTGACGGTCCTAAAGGGACTGCCTATGGCTTACAACAGGGACCTTCAGGAGGACAAGGAACCCCTTTTTGACAGTCTGGATACCCTGAAGGGGTGTTTGAAAGGTGCCTCTCTGGTGTTGGAGGGCCTGAAGGTGAGAGAAGACAAACTGAGGGCAGCAGCCGGAGGCTTTACGTTAGCCACCGATCTGGCCAACTATCTGGTAGGTAAAGGTGTGCCTTTTAGAGAGGCGCACCGTATCGTGGGCTCTCTGGTGGCCAAGCTGGTGGAAGAAGGTAGGAGTCTTCAGGATGTTACCTTAGAGGATCTTAGGACCTTCTCTCCTCTCTTTCAAGAAGACGTGTTAAAACTTTTGGATCCTCTCGTGGTGGCAGACAGGCGCCAAACTTACGGTGGTACATCAAAAGAGCGAGTTAAAGAGCAGATAGAACTGGCCAAGAGGGAAGAGGGTCTGTGA
- a CDS encoding TIGR00269 family protein, with protein sequence MRRCVKCKEKASIYLPHHRLSLCSQHYVEWFEERVQRTIKQFGMMEKRDRVLVAVSGGKDSLSLWQVLHRLGYEADGLYIDLGIGDYSAKSKELCKKFSERIGRKLHIVDLSQELSTIPQIKQLDSRPACSFCGSIKRYYMNLYAKKLGYTVVATGHNLDDETAVLLSNVLSWNLQYLERQTPLLEEKDGFVRKVKPLCLLTERETALYAVVTNIDYIEEECPFAENATSIDYKKIMAQIEEKSPGTKLRFYLEFLRKVRPALSSGTQPVTLKPCSVCGEPTVGEICSLCRIRRKLSVKTQNITELPDPSP encoded by the coding sequence ATGAGAAGATGCGTCAAGTGTAAAGAGAAGGCATCCATATATCTGCCTCATCACCGCCTATCTCTCTGTAGCCAACACTACGTGGAATGGTTTGAAGAGAGGGTCCAAAGGACCATAAAGCAGTTTGGTATGATGGAAAAGAGAGACAGGGTACTGGTAGCCGTATCGGGGGGTAAAGACAGCCTGTCCCTCTGGCAGGTTCTCCACAGGTTAGGATACGAGGCGGATGGCCTTTACATAGATCTGGGTATAGGAGATTATTCGGCTAAATCTAAGGAGCTGTGTAAGAAATTTTCCGAGAGGATAGGCAGAAAGTTACACATAGTGGACCTCTCACAGGAACTGAGTACCATTCCCCAGATAAAACAGCTGGACTCAAGGCCTGCCTGTTCTTTCTGTGGCAGTATCAAACGCTATTATATGAATCTTTATGCTAAGAAGCTGGGGTACACGGTGGTGGCTACGGGCCACAATCTGGATGATGAGACGGCGGTTCTTCTCTCCAATGTGCTGAGTTGGAACCTCCAGTATCTGGAGAGACAGACACCTCTTTTGGAGGAAAAGGATGGTTTTGTGCGCAAGGTAAAGCCCCTTTGCCTCCTCACAGAGAGGGAAACGGCCCTTTACGCAGTGGTGACCAACATAGATTACATAGAAGAGGAATGCCCCTTTGCGGAAAACGCCACATCCATTGACTACAAAAAGATAATGGCCCAGATAGAGGAGAAGAGTCCCGGCACCAAGCTGAGGTTTTATCTAGAATTTTTGCGCAAGGTAAGGCCAGCTTTAAGTTCTGGCACCCAACCAGTAACCTTAAAACCCTGTAGTGTCTGTGGAGAACCCACCGTGGGAGAGATATGCTCCCTATGTAGGATCAGGAGAAAACTTAGCGTAAAAACTCAAAACATCACAGAGCTCCCGGACCCTTCTCCTTAA
- the coaE gene encoding dephospho-CoA kinase (Dephospho-CoA kinase (CoaE) performs the final step in coenzyme A biosynthesis.), with product MLTVGLTGNIGSGKSTVATLFRECGFKVYDADTIIKSFYQERGEVYRKVVSAFGESILKEDGSVDTKKLADEVFAHKEKLRILEEITHTALYSYLQQEERKLSPGDVMVVEASLLVEKGSYRRYHFLVVVYADYATCKERAIRKGFTEEDFERRWRMQMPPEEKLKKAHYIIDNRGDLDSLRRRVRELCDVLSFYAKFSPDPT from the coding sequence ATGCTCACGGTGGGACTTACGGGAAACATAGGGAGCGGAAAGTCCACTGTAGCCACCCTTTTTAGGGAGTGTGGGTTTAAGGTCTACGATGCTGACACCATCATAAAGAGCTTTTACCAAGAGAGAGGGGAAGTTTACAGAAAGGTGGTATCTGCCTTCGGCGAAAGTATACTGAAAGAGGACGGAAGTGTAGACACCAAAAAACTGGCAGACGAGGTTTTTGCCCATAAGGAGAAACTGAGGATCCTGGAGGAGATAACCCACACAGCTCTTTACAGTTACCTACAGCAGGAGGAGAGGAAGCTTTCACCAGGTGACGTTATGGTGGTAGAGGCATCCCTACTGGTAGAGAAAGGCAGTTACAGAAGGTACCACTTTCTGGTGGTGGTGTATGCAGACTACGCTACGTGCAAAGAGAGGGCCATCAGAAAAGGTTTCACGGAAGAGGATTTTGAAAGGCGCTGGCGGATGCAGATGCCTCCCGAAGAGAAACTTAAGAAGGCCCACTACATAATAGACAACAGGGGAGATCTGGACTCTTTAAGGAGAAGGGTCCGGGAGCTCTGTGATGTTTTGAGTTTTTACGCTAAGTTTTCTCCTGATCCTACATAG
- a CDS encoding pyridoxal phosphate-dependent aminotransferase, whose product MLSERVKHIKPAPTLALTARVNQLKAQGVDIIGFGAGEPDFDTPDFIKEACIKALREGKTKYTPSAGILPLREALSEKLKKENRVEYSPSQIVVTAGAKMALYLVFLAVLNEGDEVLLPSPYWVSYPEQIQLCGGKPVVVPLSEDKGFVLTAEDLLPYITERTRMLVLNSPSNPTGAVVPPKELERIAQLCVERRIFIVSDECYEAFVYEGEFVSVASLSPEVRDITFTVNAFSKTFSMTGWRVGYVASPEPFARVIADLNSQTLSNATSFAQYGALEALTNPQARSFVEKMKETFRERRNTALRLLSQIPHVKVVKPSGAFYIFPNFRYYSSLLGSDLALADYLVEKGRVACVPGSAFGAEGYLRLSYCLSSQEIEEGIGRIKEALSQLLHA is encoded by the coding sequence ATGCTTTCGGAGAGAGTAAAACATATAAAACCAGCACCTACCTTAGCACTCACAGCCCGTGTCAATCAGCTGAAGGCTCAGGGTGTGGACATAATAGGATTCGGTGCAGGAGAGCCGGACTTTGACACCCCCGACTTTATCAAGGAAGCCTGTATAAAAGCCCTCAGGGAAGGAAAAACCAAATACACACCCTCCGCAGGTATACTGCCTTTGAGAGAAGCTCTTTCCGAGAAACTAAAGAAAGAAAACAGAGTAGAATACAGCCCCTCCCAGATAGTGGTGACGGCAGGAGCCAAGATGGCTCTGTATCTGGTCTTCTTGGCTGTCCTCAACGAAGGTGATGAGGTTCTTTTACCTTCCCCCTACTGGGTTTCTTATCCAGAACAGATCCAGCTGTGTGGCGGTAAACCTGTAGTGGTACCCCTTTCGGAGGACAAGGGTTTTGTATTGACGGCGGAAGACCTCCTGCCCTACATAACGGAGCGCACCCGTATGCTGGTGCTTAACTCACCTTCCAATCCCACAGGTGCCGTTGTGCCACCTAAGGAGCTGGAACGTATAGCCCAGCTGTGTGTAGAGAGAAGGATATTCATAGTATCTGACGAATGTTACGAAGCTTTCGTCTACGAAGGTGAGTTTGTGAGTGTAGCTTCTCTGTCTCCCGAGGTGAGAGATATAACCTTTACTGTTAATGCCTTTTCTAAAACTTTTTCCATGACAGGATGGCGCGTTGGGTACGTAGCATCCCCCGAGCCCTTTGCCCGCGTTATCGCTGACCTCAACAGCCAGACCCTTTCCAACGCCACCAGTTTTGCCCAGTACGGTGCCTTAGAGGCCCTCACCAATCCACAGGCGCGTAGCTTTGTGGAGAAGATGAAAGAAACCTTCCGTGAGAGAAGAAACACAGCCCTCAGACTCCTCTCCCAAATTCCCCACGTGAAGGTGGTAAAACCTAGCGGAGCCTTCTATATCTTCCCCAACTTCCGTTACTACTCCTCCCTCCTTGGTTCCGACCTGGCTTTAGCCGATTATCTGGTGGAAAAGGGAAGGGTGGCCTGCGTTCCCGGTTCGGCTTTTGGAGCTGAAGGCTACCTCCGACTCTCCTACTGCCTTTCTTCTCAGGAGATAGAAGAAGGCATAGGCAGGATAAAAGAGGCCCTTTCACAGCTGCTTCACGCATAA